The genomic DNA CCTTCGCCGCCGCCCATGGCGTAGCTCGCCACGAGCGAGGGCGTGAGGTCGCCCACCGGATACTGTGTCTCGCTTGTAAACAAGCCGTCGATTGTCAGGCCCTTGAGGGGCCTGTATTCCAGGCACAGCCCGGCCATGCGCGCATACACCGACGCGAAGCTGTTGATGATGTAGCCCGGATACGCCGTTGCCCTGAACAGGTATTCGCCCAGGCTCTTGACATCATGGTTATAGGTATATTTGAAATATCCCAGGGTGATTTTCAGGAACGGATCGTCTGTAGTGCCGAACAGGTACGTTCCCTTCATCTCGTCGGCGTAAAACCGGTAGAACATGTTGTAGGAGTCGAGGTCCTGCGCGTACAGCGTGATCGTGGCGGGGTCGATAACGGCCTGCGCCAGCTCGCATTCGGTGCCCACCACGATTTGCAGCCGCTTGTTGACCGTTGCGCAAACGTCCACGCCGCCGTATAAAAAGTTCTGCCATTGATGGTCGAGCCGGTCAAAGCTGATGCCGTACATGCCCTTCACGATTTCGCCGGCCTGGTACGCGGTGTAGCCGGAATAATTGAACGTCACGTCGGGCTTGTCGGCATTGCAGGGAATGCCGATGAATAGCATGATGGCGATGGCAATCGCGGCGATGGGCATTTTTTTGCGGGGGACCTTTTTATTTATCATCATTTGCGGAATATCCTTTTTATCAAATCTTATTTAAGCAGAACCTTCTGCATGCCGCCGATTGCTCCGGAATTCCACTTGATGATATAAGCGCCCGGTTTCAAGATTTGTCTTGCTATGACAATGCTGCCATTTCCCGATGTAAATTCGCCCGCGCACCTTCCGTCAAGCAAGAATATCGCCGCCTTCACATTTTTACATGAGCCGAAAGTCAAACTTGTTGACCGAGCGGAACTCGCGGTTATCTTCATCCCGCCGTTTCCCGCAGAACTTAAACCGCACAATGGACTTGCCACCGCAACCGGCGTATTCGACATGTTCATCACGATGGTATGTTTTCCCGCGAGGCCGCCGGAGAAGAACGGCTCATGGGGCGCGCCGTCGAGCGTGAACGATGCCAGGTATTTTCCCGGTCCCGTGACTGTCATATTGAGCGTGTCCTTCCGGTAAATGAAGTTGTCCAGGGTCATCGCGTTCTTGAACGTGTCGGGCACCATGGGGTCGAACCGGATGCCGTCAACGTCGAAATTCATGCCGAACAGCCCGTGGAACACCATGGAGATGTATCCCGACGCGCTCCAGAGCTGGCGATGGCCGCCGTCGGGCGTGCCCTGCTCGGGGCGGTAGAATTCCAGGAACTCCCCGCCCTGCGTGTGGGCCCAGAGCTGCGCCAGCTTGTCGATGCAGTTTGTGAAGGCTGCCATGTTTTTGATCTTCGTCGCGGCCCAGGCGATGTAGCCCTGCACGAACGGCCACACCATTCCCGTATGGTAATAGTCGGCGTCCTGGGCCGTGGGGCACCCCTTGGCGTAGCACATCCAGTTGGTGTCCTGCGGATACTGGCAGCGGTAACCCCATGCGCAGGGAACGGTGTTGCTCAGGATGCTCTCCTTCATTGACGAATCGGCGATGTCGTAGAGGATCGCGAACGCGTCGGCGAGGCCTTCGTTCCTGTCGAGAAACGTCTTGCCGTCCTGGTACTTGATGTAATAGTAGTATCCCTTGGCCGGGTTCCATAATTGTTTGTTGATCGCGTTCTTGATCGTCAATGCCCTTGCGCTGAGGGAATCGAGCGTGGCCTGTGGCTTTCCGAGCAGCTTTGCCATGGAATCGGCCACGACCCAGGCATGGTAATACAGCATGTTCGTGCTGCCGCACTTGGTGTTGCCCACCGCGGGCTTGGTGAGGTCGGAATAGTTCTGGTTGCCCGCGAACGGCGGCGGATACGCGCTGTTCGATTCCATGAACGACGAGCAGCCGCGGTACAGGCTGTCTGTCTTGTCAAGCACCACCCACCCGCCGGCGCCGGGTGTCTCCGCCATGGCAAGCGAGTTGCGCACGATGGGATACGCCCACGAGAGGAAGCTTTGGTCGCCGGTCTCCCGGTAATAGGCCCAGGCGCCGGTCGCCCACACGATGCCGTCGGTGAGGTTCGGCCACCCTCCGAAGTGTCCGCATACGTCCTGGCGCTGCACGGTGAGGCCGTTCCACTGCGCCGTGTTGTAGTTGAAGGTGTTCTTCGACGTCACCGGATCGAGGTGCCCGCACGCCATCTCGATGGAATAGGAGCCGTCGCGCTCCCAGACCTCCGCCCAGAACGCGCCCGCGTTGAACACGGTGCTGCCGTCGGCCGATTGCACCGTGTTGGTGTCGATGTTCGCCTTGGCGTTCTTGAACGGGTTGTCGTACTTGGAAATGCCTGAAGTAAAGACGAAATTTTCCGCACCGGCCGGAAGAGAAAGACTTATTGACAGTATCATTGCGACGGTTGACGAAGAAAAAGTTAAGAATTTCATGACAACTTCCTTTTTTATATTTTATTCTTCTCTGTGTCCTCTGTGTCTCTGTGGCTATTCTTCCCCTACTTCTTCCACAGCGCTTCCATTGCTTCGAGGGTCTTGCCCTTCGTCTCCGGCACCAGCTTCCAGATGAACAGCACGGAGAGCACGCACATGCTGCCGTAGATCCAGAACGGGAACCCGCCGTGGAACTTGTCCGACAGAAACACATTGCCGAGCAGGATGGGAAACGTCCACGACACCGCGAGGTTGGAGATCCACTGCGCGGCCACGGCTATTGACATGACGGAATCACGTATCTTGTTGGGGAATATCTCCGAGAGCAGCACCCAGGTGACCGGCCCGGCGGCCAGCGCGAAGCAGGCGATGTATAAGAGCATCATCATGAGCATGGCGAGCCCGGCCTGGTTGAGGAACGCGGTCACGCCCACGCCCGTGATGCCGACGCACATGCCCGAATACCCGATCAGCATGAGCGCCTTGCGTCCCAGTTTGTCAACAGAGAGGATGGCGATCACCGTGAACAGAAGGTTCACCGCGCCCACGATGATGGTCTGCAGCAGCGAGGCATTGGTGGTGCTTCCCATCTTCTTGAAAATCTCGGGCGCGTAATACAGGATCACGTTGATGCCCGTGATCTGCTGGAACACCGAGAGCATGATGCCGATCAATACCAGCAGCGTGCCGAACGAGAATATTTTTCCCCGTTCCTGCAGAAGCGACTTTCTGATCTCGTCCGCCTCCGCCGCCGCGTGGCCTTGGCCCCCCACCTTCGCAAGCACGCCGAACGCCTCGTCGTTTCTCGCCTTCATCATGAGCCAGCGCGGGCTTTCGGGGATGAAAAACAGCGCCACGAGGAACAGAAACGACGGGATCGCGCCGGAGGCGAACATCCAGCGCCAGCCCGTGGTGTTGAGCCAGGATTCGTTTCCCTGCAGCGCGATG from Chitinivibrionales bacterium includes the following:
- a CDS encoding amylo-alpha-1,6-glucosidase, translated to MKFLTFSSSTVAMILSISLSLPAGAENFVFTSGISKYDNPFKNAKANIDTNTVQSADGSTVFNAGAFWAEVWERDGSYSIEMACGHLDPVTSKNTFNYNTAQWNGLTVQRQDVCGHFGGWPNLTDGIVWATGAWAYYRETGDQSFLSWAYPIVRNSLAMAETPGAGGWVVLDKTDSLYRGCSSFMESNSAYPPPFAGNQNYSDLTKPAVGNTKCGSTNMLYYHAWVVADSMAKLLGKPQATLDSLSARALTIKNAINKQLWNPAKGYYYYIKYQDGKTFLDRNEGLADAFAILYDIADSSMKESILSNTVPCAWGYRCQYPQDTNWMCYAKGCPTAQDADYYHTGMVWPFVQGYIAWAATKIKNMAAFTNCIDKLAQLWAHTQGGEFLEFYRPEQGTPDGGHRQLWSASGYISMVFHGLFGMNFDVDGIRFDPMVPDTFKNAMTLDNFIYRKDTLNMTVTGPGKYLASFTLDGAPHEPFFSGGLAGKHTIVMNMSNTPVAVASPLCGLSSAGNGGMKITASSARSTSLTFGSCKNVKAAIFLLDGRCAGEFTSGNGSIVIARQILKPGAYIIKWNSGAIGGMQKVLLK
- the xylE gene encoding D-xylose transporter XylE, which translates into the protein MAQKENGSKAYVLALTLVATLGGLLFGYDTAVISGAVGSLKAYFIDSRHLGVDAGNSLLGWATSSALLGCIIGGAIAGLASNRLGRKRAMIAAALLFLSGAIGTALPNQLIVFVLFRIVGGIGVGMASMLSPMYIAEIAPAAIRGRLVSWNQFAIIFGMLVVYFVNWGIALQGNESWLNTTGWRWMFASGAIPSFLFLVALFFIPESPRWLMMKARNDEAFGVLAKVGGQGHAAAEADEIRKSLLQERGKIFSFGTLLVLIGIMLSVFQQITGINVILYYAPEIFKKMGSTTNASLLQTIIVGAVNLLFTVIAILSVDKLGRKALMLIGYSGMCVGITGVGVTAFLNQAGLAMLMMMLLYIACFALAAGPVTWVLLSEIFPNKIRDSVMSIAVAAQWISNLAVSWTFPILLGNVFLSDKFHGGFPFWIYGSMCVLSVLFIWKLVPETKGKTLEAMEALWKK